In Cheilinus undulatus linkage group 16, ASM1832078v1, whole genome shotgun sequence, one DNA window encodes the following:
- the gpr186 gene encoding G protein-coupled receptor 186 yields the protein MILNASDLGLDESSGAEPFFPLDLLDRSPKYEVPPLTVWGVALCVSGTLIAAENAIVVTTILATPSLRAPVFLLLASLGLADLLAGVALILHFLFLFCVKPSDWSELLTSGLLVTSLTASLCSLMGVALDRYLSLSHALTYGSSQSRHRAAILLLIVWVGACAIGAGPAMGWHCLGEPNSCSVARPLTRTYLSLLCGGFLVVVMITLQLYAGICRVARRHAHAIATQRHFLPANQSYASKNSSGRGFSRLILVLSVFVGCWMPFSLWGLLGDASSPPLYTYATLVPAAGSSLLNPILYSLRHKDIRKVLLQACCPHRYTHNTHIHYPVDV from the coding sequence ATGATCCTGAACGCCTCTGATCTGGGTCTGGATGAGTCCTCAGGTGCTGAACCCTTCTTCCCCCTGGACCTGCTGGATAGGTCCCCCAAATATGAAGTCCCCCCTCTCACAGTGTGGGGGGTGGCCCTGTGTGTTTCAGGAACTCTCATCGCAGCTGAAAATGCAATAGTAGTCACAACCATCTTGGCCACCCCGTCTCTCCGCGCCCCGGTTTTCCTGCTGCTGGCGAGCCTTGGACTGGCCGACCTCCTGGCGGGGGTTGCTCTGATCCTGCACTTCCTCTTCCTGTTCTGTGTGAAGCCCAGCGATTGGTCAGAACTGCTGACCTCTGGACTCCTGGTGACATCACTCACTGCCTCACTCTGTAGCCTAATGGGTGTAGCTCTGGACCGATACCTGTCTTTAAGCCACGCCCTCACCTATGGTTCAAGCCAATCACGACACAGAGCTGCCATCCTGCTGCTGATTGTCTGGGTGGGGGCTTGTGCCATCGGGGCGGGGCCTGCGATGGGGTGGCACTGCCTAGGAGAGCCAAATTCCTGTTCTGTAGCAAGACCTTTGACCAGGACGTACCTATCGCTGCTGTGCGGTGGCTTCCTGGTGGTCGTCATGATAACTCTACAATTGTACGCCGGGATCTGTCGTGTGGCGAGGCGGCATGCCCACGCCATCGCCACCCAGAGGCATTTCCTCCCTGCAAACCAATCATATGCAAGCAAAAACAGCAGTGGTAGAGGCTTCTCTCGGCTGATCCTGGTGCTCAGCGTGTTTGTGGGCTGCTGGATGCCTTTCTCGCTCTGGGGGCTCCTGGGAGATGCCTCCAGCCCTCCTCTGTACACCTATGCCACCTTGGTTCCAGCAGCGGGGAGCTCGCTGCTGAACCCAATCCTCTACAGTCTGAGACACAAAGACATCCGTAAGGTGCTGCTGCAGGCCTGCTGCCCCCACAGATACACTCACAATACACACATCCACTACCCCGTGGATGTGTAG
- the cd164l2 gene encoding CD164 sialomucin-like 2 protein, producing the protein MVARTPGFGVAHVTQISVSPVFPSVSQPGVISLFATTGCPLEELYWEITSSSIKVSRCKLQVIRMQKHMLKVLCSALLLLAVMPSVYSQSDCSQAQSCDLCVGDSMLNLTGCIWRLCPTGNDTGMCVADQGDSVDLAMNCSWTRLSELCTGIRKHTLKSTQNVYVQPDSSLFFISFSQAKFDMSSFIGGIILVLCVQAGGFFAMRFLKSKEQSSYDPIDQPAQ; encoded by the exons ATGGTTGCCAGGACACCAGGTTTTGGTGTCGCTCATGTTACACAGATCTCTGTGTCGCCTGTCTTTCCCTCTGTGTCCCAGCCAGGAGTCATATCGCTATTTGCAACTACCGGATGTCCTTTGGAGGAACTTTATTGGGAAATTACTTCATCGAGCATCAAAGTTTCCAGGTGTAAGCTGCAGGTTATCAGGATGCAGAAGCACATGTTAAAGgttctctgctctgctctcctGCTGTTAGCAGTGATGCCCTCTGTGTACTCACAGTCAG ATTGTTCTCAGGCCCAGTCGTGCGACCTGTGCGTTGGAGACTCTATGCTCAACCTGACTGGCTGTATCTGGAGGCTTTGTCCAACTG GTAACGACACAGGCATGTGTGTGGCGGATCAGGGTGACTCTGTAGACTTAGCCATGAACTGCAGCTGGACTAGACTGTCTGAATTGTGCACAGGTATCAGAAAACACACTCTAAAGTCAACACAGAATGTTTATGTGCAGCCTGACTCTTCGCTCTTTTTCATCTCA TTCTCACAGGCCAAGTTTGACATGTCCAGCTTCATTGGAGGCATCATACTGGTGCTGTGTGTGCAGGCGGGGGGCTTCTTTGCCATGCGCTTCCTCAAATCCAAAGAGCAGAGCAGCTATGACCCCAT AGATCAGCCGGCACAGTGA
- the wasf2 gene encoding wiskott-Aldrich syndrome protein family member 2 — protein sequence MPLVTRNIEPRHVCRQTLPSTIRSELECVTNISLANIIRQLGSLSKYAEDVFGELFVQAGAFAIRVNTLGERVDRLQVKVTQLDPKEEEVSLQAITTRKAFRSSITQDQQLFTRPSLPMPVQDTYITCNPPPPLNHLSQYRDDGKEALKFYTNPSYFFDLWKEKMLQDTKDIMKEKRKHRKEKKDHLNQRTLNPRKIKTRKEEWERRKMGEEFVVPKNELMNSSEGLNGSIGSGEGFQSEGLEQSTGSYSYDPGSPLSPPGGDDFLPPPPPDMAYNDGQYGAPAPKRVSMLSPSHPPPAPPMASSPPNSRPNLAPPAPPPPPPPSGFGVPPPPPGFDTAPSPPPPPSAYPSPPAPPPPPNMSTAGPPPPPPVPVGGGPPPPPPPPPPPGPPPSSFNNPAPPAPPPSGGGSSAPKPQPEPAGDARSDLLQAIRQGFNLRKVEAQREQEKREHFGNDVAAILSRRIAVECSDSEDDSSEFDDDEWSD from the exons ATGCCTCTTGTTACCAGGAACATAGAGCCGCGGCACGTCTGTCGCCAGACCCTCCCCTCCACCATCCGTAGTGAACTGGAATGTGTCACCAATATCAGCCTGGCTAACATCATCCGCCAGCTGGGCAGCCTCA GTAAATATGCAGAGGATGTGTTCGGGGAGCTCTTTGTCCAAGCTGGAGCATTTGCAATCAGAGTAAATACACTGGGAGAAAGAGTGGACCGTCTGCAGGTTAAAGTCACCCAGCTGGACCCCAAAGAAGAGGAGG TCTCTTTGCAGGCCATCACCACCCGTAAGGCTTTCCGCAGCAGTATAACCCAGGATCAGCAGCTGTTCACGAGGCCATCTCTGCCCATGCCTGTGCAGGACACCTACATTACCTGCAACCCTCCCCCACCACTGAACCACCTCAGCCAATACCG AGATGATGGAAAAGAAGCCTTGAAGTTTTACACCAACCCCTCCTACTTCTTTGACCTGTGGAAGGAGAAGATGCTGCAGGACACCAAGGACATCATGAAGGAGAAACGCAAGCACAGA aaggagaagaaagaccACCTGAATCAACGGACGCTCAACCCACGAAAAATCAAGACCAGGAAGGAGGAGTGGGAGCGCCGAAAGATGGGGGAGGAATTTGTGGTGCCAAAGAATGAATTGAT gaATTCCTCTGAGGGTCTGAATGGCAGTATCGGATCTGGAGAAGGCTTCCAATCTGAAGGCCTTGAGCAGAGTACCGGCTCCTACTCATATGATCCcggttctcctctctctcctcctggcGGTGATGACTTCctgcctcctccacctccagACATGGC GTATAATGACGGACAGTATGGAGCACCTGCCCCAAAGCGTGTCAGCATGCTGAGCCCAAGCCACCCACCTCCTGCTCCACCCATGGCCTCTTCTCCACCCAACTCTCGTCCCAACCtagctcctcctgctcctcctccccctcctccaccctctgGCTTCGGGGTTCCTCCTCCACCCCCTGGCTTTGACACCGCACCATCCCCTCCCCCACCTCCTTCCGCCTATCCTTCCCcacctgctcctcctcctccacctaaTATGAGCACTGCtggtcctcctcctccacctcctgtaCCTGTAGGTGGTggtccacctccacctcctccacctccgcCTCCCCCTGGccctcctccttcatccttTAACAaccctgctcctcctgctcctcctccctCTGGTGGAGGCAGCTCTGCTCCCAAACCTCAGCCGGAGCCTGCTGGTGATGCACGCAGTGATCTACTGCAGGCTATTCGACAAG GTTTCAACCTGCGTAAGGTGGAGGCccagagagagcaggagaagaGGGAACACTTTGGAAACGACGTGGCCGCTATCCTGTCCCGCCGTATCGCCGTGGAGTGCAGCGACAGCGAGGATGACTCTTCAGAGTTTGATGATGATGAGTGGTCCGATTGA